AGTACATTATGTCCGATAAGAAGATGAATGAGCCGAAAAGTACACACTGTTCAGTGACAGTAATGATACCTGTAACACTGTCCACGTCCAGATTCACATGCAAACAACAGTCTCGTTATGATTTACACTGTTCAGTGACAGTAATGATACACGTAACACTGTCCACGTCTAGATTCACAGGAAAACATCATTCGTGCTATGATTCACACTATTTATCGTCAGTAATGATACGCGTAACACTGTCCACGTCCACGTCCAGATTCACAGGCAAACAGCATTCGTGGTATGATTCACACTGTTTATCGACAGTTATGACAAGGACAACACCGTCAAATTCACGAACTATAGACTGAGAGCAATCtcacttattttttgttttaccgATGACATGTTGCTTATGCGATAAGCTCTGTGTACATTTTTGATCCAAAATTAACGTTTAACACCTGTTGACCTATCAATGCGATATCCATTCAAGACGGAAGCGAACTATATGCTTCTTATAAACATTAATCACATTGTTGACATTGCACGACATGTTCGCCttgtaagtttaaacatatctcTGAACACCACATATACCATATAGTTTTTTATATGGCTCATCCAAGTAGTTTTGGTTTTTATCAATGTCGAACTATTTTCTTGATATGAGTATTGTTTTCCTGATTAATTATTACTCTTTCCACATACAATTTCATACCAATCAGCTCCAGTacaagtattattattattattattattattattagaccagatttgttgagcgcccttttcataaaaaaatacgttCAAGGGCGCTTTACAACATGTGACATATCGCAGATATGTGGAAATCACCAAAagtgacatattttaacatattaaaccaaTTCAAGTGAAACTCATATGTTgtcaaaaaaacacacacacataaagtgtctaaaaatgctatatgcaataaaataagcataaaaagtaaaataagaataagaaatcaacaacatgaaaccaaatatatatatatacacacacatatatatatatatatatatatatatatatatatatatatatacttaaactcGCCAACTTATTGGGACTATAATCCTATCCATATTTATTGGGACCTACTAGATATAATAGTGATACAGGCGTCACTGTCCTATATACAGTATAGATTGACTGTTGGAATgctatgtatatcaatatacatcagaaaatctTGAGACATAGGTACCTTTTTAGTGTCACCAACTTCTTGGGTCAGACCCATCATTTTACTGGGGCTTTAGAcccaatatgttatatataatatataaaatgcattaagctATTGGGTCGAATCGGTATGATTCCACGCTTATCTTTGACACTAGGgctgaatgaatttaaaatttcaaaatgtatggatTTAGATATAACATGTCTTACTTCTAGTAGACATGATGATCAGATCTGTTAACAAAATTGGATCAGGAACCAATTTCCAAATTGGCCCACCAAGAGGCTTTAGTCGTTTCCTGAAAGTGGGGACAGTTGGAGGCAATCAAAAACTGACAgcaagacattagttttttttaactgaatattgtaaaaagaacttctgGATATAAAGAAGTATGAACAATCAACCCTGTAAccaatttgatatgtaaatagttTGGACCCCGTCGAGACAGCATCTGTAGTTGTTTCATCAGGatcctatttatttgctttgaaggtttatatcactttgaaatataaataggtAATTTTGCCTCCGACTTCTagataaaatagaatgtttgacaatattgacaatattgtcagaaaagagcatcaaaatattttagtgatagttctattatcaattttaattattacataatgattgtCCAATTTGTAGGGCTGTGGATCGCCGGTCAAGTGGCGATCCGATTCGATCCACGAGTCAGAGATGACGATTCACAGATCGAACCACGAATCATCAGCATTAATTAAcgaccacataaacaccttacgaaaatcattttctataaaaaatcGTTTAAAGCTACGCTTCATTGTCAGAAAGCAACACTTTAAAGTTGCACAAACATCATCTAAAGATGGAACAGTCATGTTCTCCAGTTCCTCTGTAACACAGGAGATTATTTTGATTTCCCCAACTTCATGTTGGTTAACTTGGACCTTATTTGAGCCTTTGATCTTTCAGATAATTCGGCACATGTGTTTTGAGCCATGATTATGTCTGTATTGTGGACACTAGCTGCTTTTCTGGTGAGGTAACTTTTGAAAGCTCTTCTCAAAAATTCCTCAGCACTTTTTGTCCAAGGTCTCTTTTCCCCCCGTTTTCCTGAAAAAAATTACTAATCTGTCACATTGATCAATGcaagatataaatatatcacataaacacatttaatattttactccTTATAGTAGAAGTGCATTAGAGCAAGTGATGCAATTGCAAAGCCAGTGCAGTTTCTAACTAGAGGTGTTTTCTGTCACTAAAAAAGGTCTCCCCTGTTCCCCTCtcctttatttaataatcagGGGCAGTAACTCCATAATCATTAGCAGAAGACTGTAGGAAAATCCATGGtacaatataaatcaatattttttttagtcttaaacattttaatgaacttAATGTTTGACGTACACCAATCAATTTCGGAGTAACACAAGACACAAAGCTTAATACACAATTCTAAGTTATAATTgtcaataactctgtaattgtcTTTAAGAGACCAACAACTCATGGTGAGGAATATTCCCGTCAAGTTTGATGGCTGCACCCCAATCTGTTTCAGAGTAATGGGCTACACAAAGCCTATACAATTCTAAGTTATAATTGGCAATAACTCCGCAATCGTCTTTAAGAGACAATCCAAACTAGAACAGTCACTGAATGTGACAAATACCCCATCCGCCTCCTTGTCACAAACCAAGATGCCATCTGATACATATAAGTAAGCACTATATAAAATGCCTCAGTACAAGGGCAGACAACTCTAAAACGTCTTGGGGTATATGCACTAAAACTACGTCTTGCACTTCTACCATTCATGTTGATGATGTATACCAAGTATCATTGCAATCCATCAAAAACTGAAGGAGAAGTTCGCTCCACAAACTAGCTACCGTATTTAACAATTGTGCACAATGTTGCAAGAAAACAGCCTAAGTTCAAGGGCAGATAACTATCAAACGGCTTGGGGTATATGCACCAAAAATATGTCTTGCACTTCTACCATTCATGTTGATGATGTTTACCAAGTATCATTGCAATCCGTCAAAAACTGAAGGAGGAGTTCGCTCCACAAACTACCTACCGTATTGAACAATTGTGCACAATGTTGCAAGAAAACAGCCTAAGTTCAAGGGCAGATAACTCTGAAACGTCTTGAGGTATATGCACCAAAAATACGTCTTGCACATCTACCATTCATGTTGATGATATATACCAAGTATCATTACAATCCGTCAAAAACTGAAGGAGGAGTTCGCTCCACAAACTGTATATGTTAGCTGTGGACAGACCAACCGACCAACCGACAAACAAACCGCCCGACAAACAAACCGTCCGCCCGACCGACAGGgtgattccagtatacccccctcAAACTTTGTTTGATGGGGGTATAAAAATAGTAGGTGCACAACAGCTAATGGTGGTAATATTTCTGTCAAGTTTGATGCTGTACCCCAGGCCATTTCAGAGTTTCGCACAACACAAAATTTGTAATTCTTATACACCTCTCACATTCtaattttcaagttactgtTGCATGTGGTTGCATAATTATGATCAATATTAagttatatgtaaaaaaatattttttgatagaTCTCAAATGAGCTTGACCTTTAAGGAAAATGTAACCTTGACCTCTGATCTAGGTGAGctttgctcaggtgagctaaaaaattGGATAGgagcttttttgaaaaagcaggAAAAAATAGGAGCCATCTCAAAAAGGTagggaaaaaaagaaatagtagGAAAAAAGAGGAACGCTGGAAAGCCTGTATTTGTCACCTGTTTTGATCTTATTATGTTTTACACAGTGAACCTAAGTTGTGAGTGAATAAAATAGCTGCTTCATACTGGTACTTGGCATGTATGTGCATCTTACAGTCACacatttttaagtgttcatttatgtaggtcaaggtcacaggtctatatacaatgtatataggTCAACAAATGAACAGGGAGGGGGGTCTAagtgtatatttcttttttgtcgATCTAATTACAAAAGGACATAACTTCTTTACAACTGTGAATGAGTTACATCCTTTTGGAATTAGATCGACAATATATAGTGACAATGATAAAGACAATTTACCACTAGATGTTGCAGGATCAGTTTCAACACTAGTCTCGGTCTGAGAGTCAACTGCCACGGTCTCTATGGGATCAGGATCAACAACCGACTTGCTTGTCTCAGTTTCTATAGGATCAGGACCTTCAACTGCCTCGCTAGTCTCCGTCTGAGAATATACTGCCTCGCTAGTCTCAGTCTCGAAGGGAACAAGACCTGAATAAAATCACAGTTATGCATAAAAATCTGCACCTGAATGAGCATAAAAAGGTGCTTTAATAAAAGATATCATTGCAAACCTGCAAAATGTATGATGTCAGAAAACAGTGGTTACTATTATAAGGTTAAATGATGAattggcaatattttgattatatttatttatacacgATCAGGGTCAACacacttgttgttttccattACCATCTGCTGAATCGCTCAGGATCTGTTGGAGTACGGCTCAGCCCATCCTTTGGGTTTCAGCAGATGACAATGGATGAAAAAACATATTGACCCTACAGTGTTCTGTTGATGGTCTCTGTCTACAGTACCAATCTTAACACATATTCCAACAGTTCTGAAGGTTGTAAATAAATAGTCTCTAATCTCCATCTGGTCTCCATGTAATCAGCAcctttcaaatatcaaatttataaaaaaactcaacatttttgcatgttttaaatataactgtttGTTGAGTAACTAGATTAGGCTAATCCAAATCAAAATTGTGTGCGTTTTACTTTTTTCATCACCTTTACCCAACATGTGGAGATATTGTTCAGACAAAGAACAATCTCAAAAGTTCACATGAATAAAATCACTGGAGAGTAAACTTTATTTACCTCTTTCCTCCGACGCTTCATCATCAAACTCATTTTCATCTAACAACTGGTTTATGTCTGGTAACTCTGAAAATTGCATTACACTGTATTATAAACAAGAGCACTGCAGAGTGggtgccaacgctcgtctgttttttaTGTCCGAAAATGGGAATAACTGAGTAATTAGTAAGGCCAGTGTTATGTGACCTTGTATAGATGTGCGTACTATTCCTaggaacatgtgtaccaagtttcatttgaaaatgttgaacggtttttgagttatgaggtAAGGTTAAAATTTTTggacgacgacaacgacgatgCAGACGACGCCAAGActatcacaataactcgactttttttcttcgaaaaacagacgagctaaaaatgtcaaacatttgACTATGAATGGGTCTCACTGGTGCATGGCAATTGCCTTACTCTATTAATTAGTATTGTATGAATCAATCAAGCATCTGGGTAGAACAATCAACCTTCCGCAAGTTAGCCAGAAAACTTCCTCTCATCAAAATCCTaacacagtgaccttgacatttaacctacagataaaaaaaaccctAAAACTATCAATACCTCCGCCCCAGCTCCTGACACAACAAGGTTTTGTTATCATGGGCTATTACTCCATTATCGTCTTGAAGAGACAATTCAAAACGAGAGGCCAACTCTTGTCTGTTATTTCCTAAGtccataaacataattctgacaacaaagcatcacagagttatggctcttggtCAGATTGTAGCCCTTGTGATTgttaacaactgtgtgaagtttcattgcagtagcttcaagaacaaaggttaaagtttttcatgccTACATCAACCATGACGATAATGACgatgacaacaacaacgacaGTGCCGACTCCTATATACCCCTTCTCGAACTTGGTTtctgggggtataaaaataagcatcaCCTACAGACCATGATCATCTATAACACCGCATAAGGTAGTCCTAAGCTTAATGGGTTTCAATTAATGGCACTGACTAGATTAAAAATCAGTGGCCTTGACCTATTGATCAAGTTATTCAAGTTATTGAGTAGAAATGTTTGAGTGCACAGGCATTCTATATTTCAgataactgtgaccttgacattaatTTGGTTCCTAATTAAGTGTTGCCCTGGTGCCCGATAACGTAACCTTCAGAAATAAGATAGCTACTGGTAGTATTTGAGATTGGTGACccaacaatgtattatacatttttttatatattccatgagaacTCTGAATAACTGTTGgttcataaaacaattgacccaacaatgtaatatatatgtgCTGTTCCATGCAAAAACCAGCATTAGTGACATCGAAATAAAATTGAGTAAATAGCCTCacaaaagtgttaaaaaatgataattttttcATGTCCTAATATGTCCAGGAAACAAATTGTCCTATACAGAATAATCAAATTAGAAACTGGtcatgtttgaaaaaatcactaaatattatatttgttgcCATGGTTACCCATGTTCTAAACCCACCCATATTCTATAAAATTGACTGTTGGTAACTTTGTACCACTGTAATTACTGTAAAAAACGGGTTGTTCTGTGTTTTTAGTTGAATAGAATCATTAAACCATTGTAATTctgctgaaaatattttagtgttgaaaattataacatttttctgTAACTGACgtcaaaaaaagaaataagatatAAGTGACGTCAAAACATACATTATGACGTTCGTAACGTCATTATTAAAACGGCATGGGTATATGTGTTCTGAAGCGGCTATCTAGTTTATTATTcacaataatgcattcaaattttcagaaattataGAGAACAGTCAAAACTCTTTTTCCATTTATTAGttctgtttttgcaaaaatgtcaATAATGCGGGTTTTCGCGTGGAACGGCCcatatataacttgcaaaaccctaagaattgttgggtcataaatttttaatccatggtagccctaagctgaatagtattaaagttattgagcggacaagaatggttaacagacaaaaagacaatgtattatacattttttttaatatattccatgagaactctgaataattgttgggtcataaaaaaattgacccaacaatgtaatatatactcAGTTCCAAAAGAAAGTgtgcacttttttatttttccattttgatTAAACGTATCGGTCTCGAATTTCGAACACTTCCTTTATAATGTACACAATTTTGCAGTCGATTGAATGCACTGTCAATGCACAGACAATTGAGCATAAATTGCTTTCAATTTTGATGCCAAACATCATAATATTTCTGTTAAAAGtaatacataaaattaacaaaaaccgAAGTGCACACTTTCTTTTGGAACTGagtatatatataacttgcaaaaccgtaagaattgttgggtcattaatttttaatccatggttgccctaagctgaatagtattaaagttattgagcggacaagaatggctaacagacaaacagacagagggATGGACAATCAGAAGATGcgccataacaaaatacaaccaaaGTTTCTTTGtgcatataaaaagaaatgattaacaagagctgtcacagtcacATGACACATGCCCCAAAAGGACTGGGTCTAGCATGAAGGCACTTTTTCACACTTAAAGGCGTTTGCTACAGTAAGgtcgattttttttctaaaacatagatttttttttaaactttgtagTTTGAAAGACCATACAAATACttgttgaaatatgaaataaaaaatagggGTCACCGATAGTTTTAAGATTTTATTGGCTctttaaatgcacatttttcTATGGTTTAGTACCATTTACAGGGAAATCTCGGACACTCTCTAAACCGGAAgtatgattaaaatgttttttaagacaATTTACAGCTTAATGCAGACTGAAAGTAATACAGAAAGCTCCTATAGGAGCTTTCTGTATTAGTTTCAGCCTGTATTAAGCAGCCACCTGCATTTACAACGCATTAGTACGAACTCTCGCGAGAGCCGAGATTTGTAACTACCGCAAACGCCTTTAAGTATGATGTTACCTTAGAATCCATGCAATGATGCCCGAGTTACAGAGCAGACATGACAGAAAGTGCTCGTTTTTGACCTTTTACCCCAagttgtgaccttgaactttcaGAAAGGAACCTGTGTCTCTTTTTCCCAACACATTGTCTTGATGAGGTGATGATTTGTATCCAGTTATTTCAGAATCCACGTATTGATGTACAAAGTAGACACTGCAAAAGGTGcctgtttttgacatttaagttTGAGATAGGAACCTAGGTCTTTTTCATGACATGTTGTCTTGTTGAGGtgaacatttgtaccaagttgtTTCACAATGCATGCATCGTCCTCAGTGCAGTTATACTTACTTTCTGGTCTTTCGGGATCAGTTATTGTAATTCGgtgtttttgaaaacaacaccAATTGTCTATATAAACCCATTTAGAAAAGAAccattgaacatttattttttaaattttcacaaaaaatgattttgcttaaaaaatgcaacgtcaaatgaatatgttttactGCCTATATAACCTTCAACCTCATAATACTATAATTTGATTggatattattttctattttacagATCTTGTGTTTACTACAATAGCATTCTTTGCATTCTAACACATACACACGTATACATTTTTTGAAAGCTGAAGAAATTGGGAATTCGTCTGTGTAAAAATCCAAAGGCAACCAAATTTGACCATAAGGTAGGATTTCCCTTGACGCGGCTCTCCTTAATAGCAGACAGGTGGCATCAAGTGTCctgtttaaacagttttaagtttTCTGCTTGAAGATTTAGTGGCaatttaaatttgcaaaatttctttataatataaccttattttgttatatacttTAACTCTCTGGGAAAGTCCTGCTGACGTTGATATTCACTTTGGTAAAAATAGTGTACCCGTAATTTAATCCATTAATATATGAAATGATCTTCCGGAAACAAACAATGCAAAGGAAGAGTGAAAACACCAGTCTCTGTtttattgagactgttcattgacagtaatgttAGGTGCAACACTGCCAACGCCCCCTAGCCTAGTTAAGCGGAACTCTGATTTCAAATTCACCAAATTACACTGAATGGTCCCAAAAGACCAGAAAGTAAGTATAACTGCACTAAGGACGAAGTACAGGGAGACTTTTCACGGCTGCCACACAAGCACTTGACGCCTGCTGCagtgattataaatatattctggtGAAATGACCAGAATTTTAACATGACATGATGTGATCACATTAAAAACATAGTAAAGTCATTGTTTGATATGCTGGGACAAACACAGCCACGCTTTTGAAGTCTGACATGCTTGTTTTTGATGCTatcaacacattattttttctgACAGAATCAAGATCACCtctcatttaaattaatttgatttatcaTCAAAGATACCACAGAACGTTAAACTGATATGGGTTCTTTTCAATGAATGCCAAGTTAAGCTTTTCCAGCATTAATTGGCATGACATAGATGTTTTGTAATGATGtcacattgaaaaaaaaaataacatgggCAATGCACCAATGCATGAAAATCACTATTTCCTGTAAAAATAAAGTAGGTATAAGTTCTTTCCTCTTGTAATAAACTTATCTGCTCCACATAGGGATGTTAATTTTTTGTGAGAATATACAACAGTTTGGACTTATGATGCATAGAAAATAAACCACTCAAGCCAAGTCCCTCATGGTTAATTTACTGTGCATCAGAACTAAAAACCGGTATATATCCTTAAAAATAGTCCTAGTTGGAGTGAAGGTTATTTCTTAACTGATGCCTTTGATGTCCAAGCAAAAGTTGAATCTGTCTCAACTGGGTCTACTTTGCTAGTAggttagtgattttttttcctgctacataattaaaacatatacggGTACATTGGTTAATGGgttattgtatgatttttttgttgacAGCTCTAAGGTAATTTATGGAATAAATGCCATCTTTAGTATTCTTCATTTATTTGTAGAAAGGAGCTGTAGAAGAGAGTCTTTATCAGGTTCCAGGTGAAACTGAAATTCTATTGTTTGTTAGCTGTTTGCTCATCTGAGCTTTGTTGAAGTTGGCTTTATGGTCACCCATTTGCTGGTACTGGCCTTCTCACACATGATGCTTACATAGACTTGAAAATACTTGTGtgtcattaaaataattcttaaCTTCTATATTGTCatgcattaaatacatttaaatgaagaTCAGAAAAAAGATACATCAGTAAAAATGCCAAATTCATGCTTTAAAAGTTTAACTAATCAGAGGGTTAAACCCGGTTTGTTCCATTTAATCCTTATTCTGTAAAGGCACAGGGATAAATTTTGCCCATGCATTTTCAGGCCTTATTATACACGATTTATTTCGATGCACATCGCCTGTGGGTCATGGTATAAGGCTTTATATATACGCCAAATGAAGAATAGTTAATACACATGCCCAATAATGCTTGTACAGGACGTAACAAAATTTTGAACATGCGATTATTAAATTACTAAAAGATTTGCATGAAGGTTATACAGTATCTTTTTTTTGGTCTGTAACGTTGAATTATTTACTTGTACATGCATTGATAACAATAGTCTGCACAATTGCGCAGACCTATGCAGCATTAAGGCCGCCAAAGGTTGCGGAGGTTATCAAATTTTCTACAGATCGGTGATGCCTTCAAGGCATTTCACTTTCCGATGAGGAAAACACTTATCGCGGCAACATAAAATCTTGATGGACGCGGACAACTCAATCGCGGCGATGCAAGGATGTTGAACATTCTGTGCTACGTGCAATGTAAGGATTCCACATTGAAAATTTGCCTAGTTTGTGAAGGCTTTTAAGCTAAGACCAACGTTTCTGTTcttgtttgatttgtttgtttgttgtttttatgccccctcaCTTAAAAAGTggggggcatatagatttgcctttgtccgtccgtcattccgtctgTACGTCCCGAAAAGTTTGTGTCGCGTGTATCTCAAAAACCGTTAGTAGTtcagacttgaaacttcatggatgtattaCTCAGGATGGGAACTTgcgcacctgggtattttcatccggccaaaattgatatttacggagttatgggccttgatttagtgaaaaaatggcatttttagtttgtgtcatccGTAACTCTAAAAGCGTTTGTAGTacagacttgaaacttcatggatgtattattcAGGGTATGAAAttgtgcacctgggtattttcatccggccaaaatttatatttacagagttatgggccttgatttagtgaaaaagcggcatttttagtttgtgtcgtcCATAACTCTAAAAGCGTTTGTGGTAGTGACTTAAAACTGCATggatgtattatttagggtttCAACTTGTGCACCTGAGTATTTTTAGCcagctaaaatgtatttttaccgagttatgggccttgatttagtgaaaaatctgcatttttgacaaaacactagtgggggcatctgtgtcctatggacacattttctagttgatatgtttattttggttaaataaCCTCCTGCCCCCAAAGGTAGGTAAATTTTGATACAACTTGGCACAAATTAAACCATTATCAAACAATGTTGCCAGTGTGCTCCTTAAGGTTACCTTCAGAGCTAAGATTGCCACTAGTATTTGAGATTAGTGACCCAACAatgtatcatacatttttagcttgtctgtttttcgaagaaaaaaagtccAGGTATTGTGATGACTCTGGtgtcgtcgttgtcgtcgtcgtcttcGTCATTATTGTAGGTGTGAAAAACTtgaaccttggccataacttcttCATTAGTAAAGCTActgcaatgaaacttcacacagttgttcaccATCACAAGGGCTACAATCTGaccaagggccataactctgatgctttttatcagaatttATGCCCCTTTATGGACTTGGGAAATAACAGATGAGCGTTGGCCTCTGTGTGTGAAGCTTctagtttatatatttcattagaaCTCTGAATAACAGTTgggtcataaattgttttcatacagaTGTTACCATAGAGACCTTGACCAGTGAGACAGTGAACTGTCAGACCAAGGCTTGTAAGACAATTAACTCTCAAACCAGGACTGGTGGGACATTTTAATCTTAGACCTGGACTAATGAGGCAGCAGGCAGTGCAGTGCTGACCAGATGGAAACAGTTGACccaacaatgttatatatattacttgcaaaacccttagaattgttgggtcatataatatacaaatatacacgaAACACGGTGCGTGTATATTTGGCGACCCAACAGTGAAATTGCGacccaataaatgtgtttaggaATACAGGTTGCAATCACGTATTTGACCCTgcagatacatttaaaacaaacaattatgttggGTCCTTATATGTTGGGTCTTTGACCCAATATTGAGGTATGCCCCAATAAATACACCGTGGACCCAATAATTcgggtgtaaatataaacagggCCCCAATATTTTAgaggttttaaaactatatatatatatatatatatatatatatatatatatatatatatatatatatatatatatatatatacagttacTGTAGTTCTGTAACGTAAAAATAAGTAGGGATAAAAACAGTCACAGTTGTTATCTATACGTTGTaggaagttttgaaaagttgtgttttgagagctcttttgaatgaattaagtGATGATTCTTTTCTGAGAGTGTCCGGGAGAGAATTCCATAGTTTTGCGGCAGCAACTTTGAAACTCCTATCACCGTAAGAGACCAGTCGACATTTTTGTGGCACAAGGGTGGTTGCTGCACTTGCTGATCTCAGGTTTCTAGTTGGCACGTAAACCTCTACTAAGTCGCTCATGTAAACCGGTGACTGACCATGCAAGGTCttgaaagtttgaatgataattttatatttaattctatCTTGTATTTGAAGCCAGTGAAGGTCTTTAAGGATTAGTGTTATGTGTTCAAAACGGCTTGTTTTCGTAATGATACGTGCAGctgtgttttgaacaatttgcagTTTGTTCGTTGTTGATTTCGGCACGCCATACAAGAGAGCATTGCAATAATCTAACCGTGATGTCACAAGCGAGTTTAGTAGAGTCTTGGTGGCATCAGCGGTCAAATATGGCCGAATGTGACCAATCTGTCGTATCTGACCATAGCTTGTTCGAGTCACCGAATTAACATGCTGGTCCATGTGCATGTTCGAATCAAGCGTAACACCAAGGTTTCGAACAGTTTTTGATGGTTTTATGCTCGTATCGCCAATTTCCAGTTCTAGATTTTCAACAAGTTTGGAGTGTTTTtgacttgaaaaaataattaattcagttttgtctgcattcaattttaacatgtttgaattcATCCATGATATGATTTCTTTTAGGCATTGTTCAACTCGCGTGATTGTGACTACCTTTGATGCTTGGTCAGTTGGTTTAAACGAAAGATAGGGTTGGGAGTCATCTGCATAAAAATGGTGGTTTAGACGATGGTTTTTACAGATAGACCCGACCGGCTTAGTGTACATCGTGTAGAATTTTGGGCCCAGTACCGATCCTTGAGGAACACGGAATTTCATAAGGACCGGTTCAGAGAGTTTGCCGTCGATGCATACCGTTTGGTAGCGGTCTGT
This genomic stretch from Mya arenaria isolate MELC-2E11 chromosome 10, ASM2691426v1 harbors:
- the LOC128205911 gene encoding uncharacterized protein LOC128205911, with protein sequence MELPDINQLLDENEFDDEASEERGLVPFETETSEAVYSQTETSEAVEGPDPIETETSKSVVDPDPIETVAVDSQTETSVETDPATSSGKRGEKRPWTKSAEEFLRRAFKSYLTRKAASVHNTDIIMAQNTCAELSERSKAQIRSKLTNMKLGKSK